The Macrotis lagotis isolate mMagLag1 chromosome 6, bilby.v1.9.chrom.fasta, whole genome shotgun sequence genome includes a window with the following:
- the LOC141490740 gene encoding uncharacterized protein LOC141490740 codes for MAHKWLSILGILSRLKPIDSRSIPLLWKNLTEATHFTYWTVIPGFPTVVPATWIGDPVELQLAGSAYLVLGGLKGAPPEKKHDLNSPVTLTSLHLPICLTTGSHPLCAQVVNGTLKETPHGPDSNLGHGDFLHFSMIQHLMPVAYLTPVDKTKGDIHYVSSLPLPNNSFIGRMALSEFNKTWHWILGGGCNTTKASWESNKTDGPCNFMDRIRVAAGMSPNQEIPHSPLPPCSPSPTMFEAVQVCSTGVPVHGPNVNGTQVYFLDGGPGPYFAAPVPHVMKDNSTRPQTHLWKAAAAFDVIIHSTDNTAPAKVNNTIWNLWAELFYDLYWVCPEGQRTDYWCNVFTTQAVTVLPTYLDELDKIINTIRNITDQYKKDMEDDHGLFPDWINKIDLNHWMHYLLILGAWCLMALLLCCLFPLLFSLFIKMGRWALEQLKADILMSNKKGELSGVGPDRLGG; via the coding sequence ATGGCACATAAATGGCTAAGTATACTAGGAATATTAAGCAGATTAAAACCCATTGACTCCCGATCCATTCCCCTTCTTTGGAAAAATCTTACTGAGGCCACTCATTTTACTTATTGGACAGTAATACCAGGGTTTCCTACGGTTGTTCCAGCCACATGGATAGGAGATCCAGTGGAATTACAGTTAGCAGGCTCTGCTTACCTAGTGCTAGGAGGGCTTAAAGGGGCTCCTCCTGAAAAGAAACATGATCTGAATAGCCCTGTAACTTTGACTTCTTTGCATCTTCCGATATGCCTTACTACAGGCTCTCACCCCCTCTGTGCTCAGGTGGTAAATGGAACACTTAAAGAAACCCCTCATGGACCAGATAGCAATCTTGGGCATGGTGACTTCTTGCATTTTTCTATGATCCAACATCTTATGCCTGTGGCCTATCTGACGCCAGTTGATAAGACCAAAGGAGATATACACTATGTCTCGTCACTCCCTCTGCCCAATAACAGTTTTATAGGAAGAATGGCTTTGAGCGAGTTCAATAAAACGTGGCATTGGATTCTGGGAGGCGGATGCAATACCACTAAAGCCTCTTGggaaagtaataaaactgatggCCCTTGTAATTTTATGGACAGGATTAGAGTGGCTGCAGGAATGTCCCCTAACCAAGAAATACCCCATTCCCCTCTACCACCATGCTCTCCTTCACCAACTATGTTTGAAGCCGTACAGGTTTGTTCTACAGGAGTTCCAGTCCACGGTCCCAACGTGAACGGCACTCAAGTGTATTTCCTGGATGGCGGCCCAGGCCCCTATTTCGCCGCTCCGGTCCCGCATGTGATGAAAGACAACAGTACCAGACCACAGACGCACCTTTGGAAAGCCGCAGCAGCCTTCGATGTCATCATTCATTCTACGGACAACACTGCCCCTGCCAAAGTGAACAACACCATCTGGAACCTTTGGGCTGAACTGTTTTATGACTTGTATTGGGTGTGCCCcgaaggacagaggacagactatTGGTGTAATGTCTTTACCACACAAGCAGTGACTGTCCTACCTACCTATCTAGATGAGTTAGACAAAATAATCAATACCATAAGGAATATCACAGATCAGTATAAGAAAGATATGGAGGATGATCACGGTCTATTCCCTGATTGGATAAATAAGATAGACCTTAATCATTGGATGCATTATTTGTTGATTCTTGGTGCATGGTGTTTAATGGCCTTATTGCTATGTTGcctgtttccccttcttttttctctgtttataaaaATGGGGCGTTGGGCCCTTGAGCAACTCAAGGCAGACATACTCATGtcaaacaaaaagggggagttgtcgggggtcggccctgaccgcctgggtggatag